Proteins encoded within one genomic window of Amycolatopsis sp. 2-15:
- a CDS encoding response regulator transcription factor codes for MAEVLVVEDDAAVREGLQLALRRQGHVVHTAGSGEAGLDLVRKHLPDIVVLDLMLPGMDGFETCRRMRALGEVPIIMLTARSDDFDVVAGLEAGADDYVVKPVEPRVLDARIRAVLRRAVSDHDARAGEVERHGELVIDRAGMLVTKRGAQVALTPTELKLLLEISRTPGQVYSRQQLLTAVWDHDYLGDSRLVDACVQRLRSKIEDVPARPDHVQTVRGFGYRFGRS; via the coding sequence GTGGCAGAGGTGTTGGTGGTCGAGGACGACGCGGCCGTGCGGGAAGGACTCCAGCTGGCCCTGCGCAGGCAGGGCCACGTGGTGCACACCGCGGGCTCGGGCGAGGCGGGGCTGGACCTGGTGCGCAAGCACCTGCCCGACATCGTGGTGCTCGACCTGATGCTGCCCGGGATGGACGGGTTCGAGACCTGCCGCCGGATGCGCGCGCTGGGCGAGGTGCCCATCATCATGCTGACCGCGCGCAGCGACGACTTCGACGTGGTCGCGGGCCTGGAGGCCGGCGCCGACGACTACGTGGTGAAACCGGTGGAGCCGCGGGTGCTCGACGCGCGGATCCGCGCGGTGCTGCGCCGCGCGGTCAGCGATCACGACGCGCGCGCGGGCGAGGTCGAACGTCACGGCGAGCTGGTGATCGACCGCGCCGGCATGCTCGTGACGAAGCGTGGTGCGCAGGTGGCACTCACGCCGACCGAGCTCAAGCTGCTGCTCGAGATCTCCCGCACGCCGGGCCAGGTCTACAGCCGCCAGCAGCTGCTCACCGCCGTGTGGGACCACGACTACCTCGGCGACTCCCGCCTGGTCGACGCCTGCGTGCAGCGGCTGCGGTCCAAGATCGAGGACGTGCCGGCGCGGCCCGACCACGTCCAGACCGTGCGGGGCTTCGGCTACCGGTTCGGCCGCTCGTGA
- a CDS encoding phosphatase PAP2 family protein, protein MAVTFPEAPPITPSGSSRHALEVRTPSRTVLLVASAVGCAVAFLAAYLLFVRTAAGQEAENGVVHSAQATGPSTVDWAMPLRDVDLVVLLGAVAVLVLALALVRRRFALGVTALVLLATPLVAAQLLKIYVLDRPGSHDGYAVASHNSFPSGHVSAATAVLFALAVVLPARMRTWVLAVGSLGVAWVAAATVALGWHRLSDTVGGCLLVAAVVCAGAAVVSARRPDGRRVPVLATVVALAGPTVVVLAGFAVLASATSEAAQFVAALVLAGVSAVALVLLVAGPVRKVNFDPGRTRTRLSR, encoded by the coding sequence ATGGCAGTGACGTTCCCCGAGGCACCCCCGATCACCCCGTCCGGCTCCTCGCGCCACGCGCTCGAGGTGCGGACACCGTCGCGCACCGTGCTGCTCGTCGCGAGCGCGGTGGGCTGCGCGGTCGCGTTCCTCGCGGCGTACCTGCTCTTCGTGCGCACCGCGGCGGGCCAGGAGGCGGAGAACGGTGTGGTGCACAGCGCGCAGGCCACCGGCCCGTCCACTGTGGACTGGGCGATGCCGTTGCGCGACGTGGACCTCGTGGTGCTGCTCGGCGCGGTCGCGGTGCTCGTGCTCGCGCTGGCGTTGGTGCGGCGCCGGTTCGCCCTTGGCGTGACGGCGCTGGTGCTGCTGGCTACCCCGCTGGTCGCGGCGCAGCTGCTCAAGATCTACGTGCTCGACCGGCCCGGGAGCCACGACGGCTACGCGGTCGCGAGCCACAACAGCTTCCCGAGCGGGCACGTCAGCGCGGCGACGGCGGTGCTGTTCGCGCTGGCGGTGGTACTGCCCGCCCGGATGCGCACCTGGGTGCTCGCCGTGGGTTCACTCGGCGTCGCCTGGGTCGCCGCGGCGACCGTCGCGCTCGGCTGGCACCGGCTTTCCGACACCGTGGGCGGCTGCCTTCTCGTGGCCGCAGTGGTGTGCGCCGGCGCGGCGGTCGTCTCGGCCCGGCGTCCCGACGGACGGCGGGTACCGGTGCTCGCGACGGTGGTGGCACTGGCGGGCCCGACCGTCGTGGTGCTCGCCGGGTTCGCGGTACTGGCCTCCGCCACGTCGGAGGCCGCGCAGTTCGTGGCCGCGCTCGTGCTCGCGGGCGTGTCGGCCGTGGCGCTGGTGCTGCTGGTCGCCGGTCCGGTGCGCAAGGTGAACTTCGACCCGGGGCGGACGCGGACGCGGCTGAGCCGCTGA
- a CDS encoding pyridoxal phosphate-dependent decarboxylase family protein: MYSKLVEDLDGLPALLDAARAQAGELLAGVADRPVAVPPGTFEPAELPEDGVGARAALAEFGRRWAPGFAASAGPRYLGFVTGGATPAAVAGDWLTAAADQNPVSSLDSSASDLERETVGWLAKLFGLGPEFSGAFVSGATMSNVVGLAIGREWLGERLGVTVADAGVAALGPVEVLSGSPHSSALKAMSVLGLGRSALRPVTVQPEREAVDVEALDRELAALGGRPAIVIANAGTVNTVDFDDLRAIAALKAKYPFWLHVDAAFGGFAALSPEHAALVGGLELADSVCVDLHKWLNVPYDSAIQFSRRLDLQVRVFQNSAAYLGHPGDNPDFVHRTPESSRRLRALAAWCTLAAYGRAGHREIVERCVAHARDLGDRLAGTPQWRLLAPVRLNVVCFTLAEDPTQERIDAVVRAVAAGGETFVTPTVYAGVPALRAAFSNWRTGREDVDRIFAALVSGSGAA; encoded by the coding sequence GTGTACTCGAAGCTGGTCGAAGACCTCGACGGCCTGCCCGCACTGCTCGACGCCGCGCGGGCGCAGGCCGGCGAGTTGCTCGCGGGGGTGGCGGACCGCCCGGTGGCGGTGCCGCCGGGGACGTTCGAACCCGCGGAGCTGCCGGAGGACGGCGTGGGTGCGCGGGCCGCGCTCGCGGAGTTCGGGCGCCGCTGGGCGCCGGGGTTCGCCGCGAGCGCCGGGCCGCGGTACCTGGGCTTCGTCACGGGCGGCGCGACGCCCGCGGCGGTGGCCGGTGACTGGCTCACCGCCGCGGCGGACCAGAACCCCGTGTCGTCGCTGGATTCCTCGGCTTCGGACCTCGAACGCGAGACGGTGGGCTGGCTCGCGAAGCTGTTCGGCCTGGGGCCGGAGTTCAGCGGCGCGTTCGTGTCCGGCGCGACGATGTCCAATGTGGTCGGTCTGGCGATCGGGCGCGAGTGGCTGGGGGAGCGGCTCGGCGTCACGGTCGCCGACGCCGGGGTCGCGGCGCTCGGCCCGGTCGAGGTGCTGAGCGGATCACCGCACTCCAGCGCGCTCAAGGCGATGTCCGTGCTGGGTCTCGGCCGCTCGGCCCTGCGGCCGGTGACCGTGCAGCCTGAGCGCGAGGCCGTGGACGTCGAGGCCCTGGACCGGGAGCTCGCCGCGCTGGGTGGGCGGCCCGCGATCGTGATCGCCAACGCCGGCACGGTCAACACCGTCGACTTCGACGACCTGCGGGCGATCGCCGCGCTCAAGGCGAAGTACCCGTTTTGGCTGCACGTCGACGCGGCGTTCGGCGGGTTCGCCGCCCTCTCGCCCGAGCACGCGGCGCTCGTCGGCGGGCTGGAGCTGGCCGACTCGGTGTGCGTCGACCTGCACAAGTGGCTCAACGTGCCCTACGACTCGGCCATCCAGTTCAGCCGCCGCCTCGACCTGCAGGTGCGCGTGTTCCAGAACTCCGCCGCCTACCTCGGCCACCCGGGCGACAACCCGGACTTCGTGCACCGCACGCCCGAATCGTCGCGGCGGCTGCGGGCGCTGGCGGCGTGGTGCACCCTCGCGGCGTACGGCCGGGCGGGCCACCGGGAGATCGTGGAACGCTGCGTCGCCCACGCCCGTGACCTCGGCGACCGCCTGGCGGGGACGCCGCAGTGGCGGCTGCTCGCGCCGGTGCGGCTCAACGTCGTGTGCTTCACGCTGGCCGAAGACCCGACGCAGGAGCGCATCGACGCCGTGGTGCGCGCCGTCGCCGCCGGCGGCGAGACGTTCGTGACGCCGACGGTCTACGCGGGCGTGCCCGCGCTGCGGGCCGCGTTCAGCAACTGGCGGACCGGGCGAGAGGACGTGGACCGGATCTTCGCGGCGCTCGTCAGCGGTTCCGGCGCGGCTTGA
- a CDS encoding pirin family protein → MSNVETEPPVLDCGDDAAGHGGVEVLGARDVPLGGPRAMKVRRTLPQRKRSLVGAWCFADHYGPDDPRTTGGMSVGSHPHTGLQTVSWLFAGEIEHRDSLGSHAMIRPGELNLMTGGHGICHSEVSTPETTALHGVQLWVALPDAHRHAERDFQHYAPPATDLGDATARVFLGTLAGATSPVKTFTPLLGAELVLEPGARVTLDVDPEYEHGVLVDTGEVAFAGSALHSTDLGYLGIGRATLELANTGDGRARVMLLGGPPFGEEIVMWWNFVARTHEEIVEYRKAWQAEAPQFGAIPEVPGAPARLPAPVLPNVRIKPRRNR, encoded by the coding sequence ATGAGCAACGTCGAGACCGAGCCACCCGTCCTGGACTGCGGGGACGACGCGGCCGGCCACGGCGGCGTCGAGGTCCTCGGCGCGCGGGACGTGCCGCTGGGCGGGCCGCGTGCGATGAAGGTGCGCCGCACGCTGCCGCAGCGCAAGCGTTCGCTCGTGGGCGCCTGGTGCTTCGCCGACCACTACGGCCCCGACGACCCGAGGACGACCGGCGGCATGTCCGTCGGCTCGCACCCGCACACCGGGCTGCAGACGGTGAGCTGGCTGTTCGCCGGCGAGATCGAGCACCGCGACAGCCTCGGCTCCCACGCGATGATCCGCCCGGGCGAGCTGAACCTCATGACCGGCGGCCACGGCATCTGCCACTCCGAGGTCTCGACGCCGGAGACGACCGCACTGCACGGCGTGCAGCTGTGGGTCGCGCTGCCTGACGCGCACCGCCATGCCGAACGCGACTTCCAGCACTACGCCCCGCCCGCCACCGACCTCGGCGACGCCACCGCACGCGTTTTCCTCGGCACGCTCGCCGGTGCGACCTCGCCGGTCAAGACGTTCACCCCGCTGCTCGGCGCGGAACTGGTGCTGGAGCCCGGCGCCCGCGTGACGCTCGACGTCGACCCCGAGTACGAACACGGCGTGCTCGTCGACACCGGCGAGGTCGCCTTCGCCGGCTCGGCGCTGCACAGCACCGACCTCGGGTACCTCGGCATCGGCCGGGCCACGCTCGAGCTCGCGAACACCGGCGACGGCCGCGCGCGCGTGATGCTGCTCGGCGGGCCGCCGTTCGGCGAGGAGATCGTGATGTGGTGGAACTTCGTGGCCCGCACGCACGAGGAGATCGTGGAGTACCGCAAGGCGTGGCAGGCCGAGGCGCCGCAATTCGGGGCGATCCCCGAGGTGCCGGGCGCACCCGCGCGGTTGCCCGCGCCGGTCCTGCCCAACGTACGGATCAAGCCGCGCCGGAACCGCTGA
- a CDS encoding alpha/beta fold hydrolase: MGPSHDLTLAGDRVLRVHDSGRGDTLTVVWLHGTPQTGALLAPVLQAADARGIRVVSYGRPGYGGSTTVPGRTVGSAAEDVRVLADALGLGRFAVVGASGGGSHALAAAAQLPDRVTAAVALAGVAPYTEEFDWFAGMADPTSLRAAREGRDARMTHALTHEFDPESFVALDWAALEGAWGPLGADAGEAGGAGHDGEVDDDVAYASGWGFELADVRTQVLLAQGGADRVVPASHAQHLFTHLPDAELWLRPRDGHISVLNALPTALDWLLARAR; encoded by the coding sequence ATGGGGCCCTCACACGACCTGACCCTCGCCGGCGACCGCGTGCTGCGCGTGCACGACAGCGGCCGCGGCGACACCCTCACCGTGGTCTGGCTCCACGGCACGCCGCAGACCGGAGCGCTGCTGGCACCGGTTCTGCAGGCCGCGGACGCGCGCGGGATCCGCGTCGTCTCCTACGGCCGCCCGGGCTACGGCGGGTCGACGACGGTGCCGGGCCGCACCGTCGGGTCCGCGGCCGAGGACGTGCGCGTGCTCGCCGACGCGCTGGGGCTGGGCCGCTTCGCGGTGGTCGGCGCTTCGGGCGGCGGGTCGCACGCGCTGGCGGCCGCCGCGCAGCTGCCGGACCGCGTCACGGCGGCGGTGGCGCTGGCCGGGGTCGCGCCGTACACCGAGGAGTTCGACTGGTTCGCCGGCATGGCCGACCCGACCTCGCTGCGCGCGGCGCGCGAAGGCCGCGACGCGCGGATGACCCACGCGCTCACGCACGAGTTCGACCCGGAGAGCTTCGTCGCGCTCGACTGGGCCGCGCTGGAAGGCGCGTGGGGACCGCTCGGCGCGGACGCCGGGGAGGCCGGCGGCGCGGGCCACGACGGTGAGGTCGACGACGACGTCGCCTACGCGTCCGGCTGGGGCTTCGAACTCGCCGACGTGCGCACGCAGGTCCTGTTGGCGCAGGGCGGCGCCGACCGCGTGGTCCCCGCGTCGCACGCGCAGCACCTGTTCACGCACCTGCCCGACGCCGAGCTGTGGCTGCGGCCCCGCGACGGGCACATCTCGGTACTCAACGCCCTGCCCACCGCGCTGGACTGGCTGCTCGCGCGAGCCCGGTGA
- a CDS encoding Ku protein yields the protein MAPKRPVWSGSLTLGLVTVPVRLYSAIEDHTVHFRQFERGTSDRIRYRRVNERTGDEVELAEIVKGYELDDGDYVLVEPEELDEIAPGRSKSLDVEAFADIADIDPMFFDRTYWLAPASSDYDKPYSLLLAAMAKTDKAGVAKFVLRGREYLALVRAGDGVMLLDTLHFAADLRDREKSLPDLPEKAPARGKEFDMAVDLIEALTEDWRPEDYRDSFTDRVHELIAAKRKGDKVTPAAEAAEPTKVVDLFEALQRSVKNGKRRGKKEKGPQLSDLTKAELDELAREREIKGRSKMKRADLERALEEAS from the coding sequence ATGGCACCGAAACGGCCCGTCTGGAGCGGCTCGCTCACCCTCGGCCTGGTGACGGTGCCGGTGCGGCTCTACAGCGCGATCGAGGACCACACCGTGCACTTCCGCCAGTTCGAGCGCGGCACGAGCGACCGTATCCGCTACCGGCGTGTGAACGAGCGCACCGGCGACGAGGTGGAGCTGGCCGAGATCGTGAAGGGCTACGAGCTCGACGACGGCGACTACGTGCTGGTCGAGCCCGAGGAGCTCGACGAGATCGCGCCCGGGCGCAGCAAGTCGCTCGACGTGGAGGCATTCGCCGACATCGCCGACATCGACCCGATGTTCTTCGACCGCACCTACTGGCTCGCCCCCGCGAGCTCCGACTACGACAAGCCGTACTCGCTGCTGCTGGCGGCGATGGCGAAGACGGACAAGGCGGGTGTGGCCAAGTTCGTGCTGCGCGGGCGCGAGTACCTGGCGCTCGTGCGGGCCGGCGACGGCGTGATGCTGCTCGACACGCTGCACTTCGCCGCGGACCTGCGGGACCGGGAGAAGTCGCTGCCGGACCTGCCGGAGAAGGCACCGGCGCGCGGCAAGGAGTTCGACATGGCCGTGGACCTCATCGAGGCCCTCACCGAGGACTGGCGGCCCGAGGACTACCGCGACTCGTTCACCGACCGCGTCCACGAGCTGATCGCGGCCAAGCGCAAGGGCGACAAGGTCACGCCGGCCGCCGAGGCCGCGGAGCCGACGAAGGTGGTCGACCTGTTCGAGGCCCTGCAGCGCAGCGTGAAGAACGGGAAGCGGCGCGGCAAGAAGGAGAAGGGACCGCAGCTCTCGGACCTCACCAAGGCCGAGCTCGACGAGCTGGCCAGGGAACGCGAGATCAAGGGCCGCTCGAAGATGAAGCGCGCGGATCTGGAACGGGCGTTGGAAGAGGCGTCCTGA
- a CDS encoding DUF6292 family protein produces MSSFVDADLGVDHRFDRALRGYLSRVAAAVGVGLESCTVDLDLPVSAYIALDRRLERFPDRDLALLWDEVHGWSAAIEASCGEDLIVLAYLDGDDVLAEPAAVERFLGALRAADHSLGRPDPRKLRDAGGHDELLDRLA; encoded by the coding sequence GTGAGCAGCTTCGTGGATGCGGACCTCGGCGTGGACCACCGCTTCGACCGCGCGTTGCGCGGCTACCTCTCCCGGGTGGCCGCCGCGGTCGGCGTGGGACTGGAGTCCTGCACGGTCGACCTCGACCTGCCGGTCTCGGCCTACATCGCCCTCGACCGGCGGCTCGAACGGTTCCCCGACCGGGACCTGGCGCTGCTGTGGGACGAGGTGCACGGCTGGTCGGCGGCGATCGAGGCCTCGTGCGGGGAGGACCTGATCGTGCTGGCCTACCTGGACGGTGACGACGTGCTCGCCGAGCCGGCGGCCGTCGAGCGGTTCCTGGGGGCGCTGCGCGCGGCCGACCACTCCCTCGGCCGCCCCGACCCGCGCAAGCTGCGCGACGCGGGCGGGCACGACGAGCTGCTGGACCGCCTGGCCTGA
- a CDS encoding response regulator translates to MTGPLRVVISDDDDMIRDALREVLEEQPDIEVVGVGRDAEDAITLAERHRPAVAVLDVRMPGGGGARAAREIVTRCPGTAVLAFSAYSDHASMASMETAGAVEYLAKGVPNREIVAAVRRLAGR, encoded by the coding sequence ATGACCGGCCCCCTGCGCGTCGTGATCAGCGACGATGACGACATGATCCGCGACGCCCTGCGCGAGGTGCTCGAGGAGCAGCCCGACATCGAGGTCGTCGGCGTCGGGCGCGACGCGGAAGACGCGATCACGCTCGCCGAGCGCCACCGGCCCGCCGTCGCGGTGCTCGACGTGCGCATGCCCGGCGGCGGCGGGGCCCGCGCCGCGCGCGAGATCGTGACCCGCTGCCCGGGGACGGCGGTGCTCGCGTTCTCCGCCTACTCCGACCACGCGTCCATGGCCTCCATGGAGACCGCGGGCGCGGTCGAGTACCTCGCGAAGGGTGTGCCGAACCGCGAGATCGTCGCGGCGGTGCGGCGGCTGGCCGGACGGTAG
- a CDS encoding PAS domain-containing sensor histidine kinase, whose product MDEPAGDDLGLLVRGVLDYAIFMLDPTGRVVSWNAGAERIKGYRAEEIIGQHFSVFYPPEEIAARKPERELETALIDGRLEDEGWRLRKDGTRFWANVVITALFDDAGNHRGFGKVTRDMTERRTAEQALRESEERFRLLVQDVVDYGIFMLDPGGRIVSWNAGAQRIKGYRAEEIIGQHFSVFYPPEEIAARKPERELETALIDGRLEDEGWRLRKDGTRFWANVVITALFDDAGNHRGFGKVTRDMTERRTAERALVQRSRLVGHLVDAQEVERRRIAWDVHDDSIQSMVAVGMRLQLLADRLPEEHREGLYTLDESVRAAVGRLRTLVSRLRPPDLDRHGLVIALAGHLEEVLPGWGLEYTLRHDLTAEPTSEAAVTGYRICQEALTNVHKHARAARVEVSLSTVDRGTLFRVTDDGVGTAVTGTDPGRDHFGLIEMRERAESAHGWWSMSSRPGEGTSVEFWLPSAPDEQR is encoded by the coding sequence ATGGACGAACCCGCGGGCGACGACCTCGGCCTGTTGGTGCGCGGCGTCCTCGACTACGCGATCTTCATGCTCGACCCGACCGGCCGGGTCGTCAGCTGGAACGCGGGTGCCGAACGCATCAAGGGTTACCGGGCCGAGGAGATCATCGGGCAGCACTTCTCCGTGTTCTACCCGCCGGAGGAGATCGCCGCGCGCAAACCCGAGCGCGAGCTCGAAACCGCGTTGATCGACGGCCGCCTCGAAGACGAAGGCTGGCGCCTGCGCAAGGACGGCACCCGCTTCTGGGCCAACGTCGTCATCACCGCCCTGTTCGACGACGCCGGCAACCACCGCGGCTTCGGCAAAGTCACCCGCGACATGACCGAACGCCGCACCGCCGAACAAGCGCTGCGCGAGAGCGAGGAACGCTTCCGCCTGCTGGTGCAGGACGTGGTCGACTACGGCATCTTCATGCTCGACCCCGGCGGCCGCATCGTCAGCTGGAACGCCGGCGCCCAGCGCATCAAGGGTTACCGGGCCGAGGAGATCATCGGGCAGCACTTCTCCGTGTTCTACCCGCCGGAGGAGATCGCCGCGCGCAAACCCGAGCGCGAGCTCGAAACCGCGTTGATCGACGGCCGCCTCGAAGACGAAGGCTGGCGCCTGCGCAAGGACGGCACCCGCTTCTGGGCCAACGTCGTCATCACCGCCCTGTTCGACGACGCCGGCAACCACCGCGGCTTCGGCAAAGTCACCCGCGACATGACCGAACGCCGCACCGCCGAACGGGCCCTGGTGCAACGGAGCCGCCTGGTCGGGCACCTCGTGGACGCCCAGGAGGTGGAACGGCGGCGCATCGCGTGGGACGTGCACGACGACTCGATCCAGTCGATGGTCGCCGTCGGCATGCGGTTGCAGCTGCTGGCCGACCGGCTGCCCGAGGAGCACCGCGAAGGCCTGTACACGCTCGACGAGTCGGTGCGCGCGGCGGTGGGCCGGCTGCGCACGCTCGTCTCCCGGCTGCGGCCGCCCGACCTGGACCGCCACGGGCTCGTGATCGCGCTCGCCGGTCACCTCGAAGAGGTCCTGCCCGGCTGGGGCCTGGAGTACACGCTGCGCCACGACCTCACGGCCGAGCCCACCTCGGAAGCCGCCGTGACGGGATACCGGATCTGCCAGGAAGCGCTCACCAACGTGCACAAGCACGCCCGCGCGGCACGAGTGGAGGTTTCGTTGTCCACAGTGGACAGAGGCACGCTCTTCCGCGTGACCGACGACGGGGTCGGCACCGCCGTGACCGGCACCGACCCCGGCCGCGACCACTTCGGGCTGATCGAGATGCGCGAACGTGCCGAGTCGGCCCACGGCTGGTGGTCGATGTCCAGCAGACCCGGTGAAGGGACGAGTGTGGAGTTCTGGCTGCCGAGCGCCCCGGACGAGCAGCGATGA
- a CDS encoding ATP-binding protein, with amino-acid sequence MEVPAPVDAECALPESVAGLASARDFTRATLTGWGFGAVADDAQLIVTELATNAVQHGKGKPVLRLKYTGSVVRLEIADDSTALPATRESGPDGGWGLRLVQELSLAWGVTPGASGKVVWCELGRTPRE; translated from the coding sequence GTGGAGGTTCCCGCCCCTGTCGACGCCGAGTGCGCGCTGCCCGAGTCGGTGGCCGGTCTCGCGTCGGCGCGCGACTTCACCCGGGCGACCCTGACCGGGTGGGGTTTCGGCGCCGTGGCCGACGACGCCCAGCTGATCGTGACCGAGTTGGCGACCAACGCGGTGCAGCACGGCAAGGGGAAACCCGTGCTGCGGCTCAAGTACACGGGCTCGGTGGTCCGGCTCGAGATCGCCGACGACAGCACCGCGCTGCCCGCGACCCGCGAGTCCGGTCCGGACGGTGGCTGGGGTCTGCGGCTGGTGCAGGAGCTCTCGCTCGCGTGGGGCGTCACCCCCGGCGCGTCGGGGAAGGTCGTGTGGTGTGAGCTGGGCCGCACTCCGCGCGAGTGA
- a CDS encoding response regulator transcription factor: protein MPVEPRFADPVRVLLVEDHDMVAQALELALQRSPAISVVGRARSREAATTDTARLRPDVVVLDRRLPDGDAVAAIGDLAALGSQVLVLTGDATPAVAARVAEAGGRGLLLKSAPLDQLESAVQRVAEGEVVFDAALLPGVLDRLTGRVRGNGSALTAREQETLQLLAEGASTEEIGDRLGVTRNTTRNHVQRVLEKLGARSKLEAVAFARREGLLE, encoded by the coding sequence ATGCCTGTCGAGCCTCGCTTCGCCGACCCGGTGCGGGTGCTGCTCGTGGAAGACCACGACATGGTGGCCCAGGCTCTCGAACTGGCCCTCCAACGCTCCCCCGCCATCTCCGTGGTCGGGCGCGCCCGCTCACGCGAAGCCGCGACGACCGACACGGCCCGGCTGCGGCCCGACGTCGTGGTCCTCGATCGGCGCCTGCCCGACGGCGACGCCGTGGCCGCGATCGGCGACCTCGCCGCACTGGGTTCGCAGGTCCTCGTTCTCACCGGCGACGCCACTCCGGCCGTCGCCGCGCGCGTGGCCGAGGCCGGCGGCCGGGGGCTGCTGCTCAAGTCCGCGCCGCTCGACCAGCTGGAGTCAGCCGTGCAGCGCGTGGCCGAAGGCGAGGTGGTGTTCGACGCGGCCCTGCTGCCCGGGGTGCTCGACCGGCTCACCGGCCGCGTCCGCGGCAACGGCTCGGCGCTGACCGCGCGAGAGCAGGAGACGCTGCAGCTGCTGGCGGAAGGCGCGAGCACGGAAGAGATCGGCGACCGCCTCGGCGTCACCCGCAACACCACCCGCAACCACGTGCAGCGCGTGCTCGAGAAGCTCGGCGCGCGCTCAAAGCTCGAAGCGGTCGCCTTCGCGCGGCGCGAGGGCCTGCTGGAGTGA
- a CDS encoding carboxylate-amine ligase, with product MADVLTFGIEEEFLVVDDRGRPAHAAAAVLDSADDSGAGELQQELTKAQAETATGICVTHDEAVEQLQTMRTSLARAADRHGLRILACASSPVSAGELPAITATPRYQRMAAHFGATARTTLTCGCHVHVAVPDPETGTRVLGHVRPWLPALLAVTANSAIADGRDTEYCSWRHQEWARWPSAGPPPRFASHADYEGVVDAWLRAGAILDRGMVYWDVRLSEQQPTIEFRVADVAATAEEATLLGVLCRALVATVLDAGEPPHLSNEVLRGRLWRASREGVTGHCSDPGTGDLLPAVEVLKRLTEFCAPALGSAGDTEFVSEGLARLARDGGGADRQRRVFANRESALDVVDRFAVPAGAARPAPA from the coding sequence ATGGCCGACGTGCTCACCTTCGGGATCGAAGAAGAGTTCCTGGTCGTCGACGACCGGGGCCGCCCGGCGCACGCGGCCGCCGCCGTGCTCGATTCGGCCGACGACAGCGGCGCGGGAGAGCTCCAGCAGGAGCTCACCAAGGCACAGGCCGAAACCGCCACCGGCATCTGCGTGACCCATGACGAAGCGGTCGAGCAGCTGCAGACGATGCGCACCTCGCTCGCCCGGGCAGCCGACCGGCACGGGCTGCGGATCCTCGCCTGCGCCAGCTCGCCCGTCTCCGCCGGCGAGCTCCCCGCCATCACCGCGACCCCGCGCTACCAGCGGATGGCCGCGCACTTCGGCGCCACCGCGCGCACCACGCTCACCTGCGGCTGCCACGTCCACGTCGCCGTGCCCGACCCGGAGACCGGTACGCGTGTGCTCGGGCACGTGCGGCCGTGGCTGCCGGCGCTGCTGGCCGTCACGGCCAACTCGGCGATCGCGGACGGCCGCGACACGGAGTACTGCAGCTGGCGCCACCAGGAGTGGGCGCGCTGGCCCTCGGCCGGGCCGCCGCCGCGGTTCGCCTCCCACGCGGACTATGAGGGCGTCGTGGACGCGTGGCTGCGCGCGGGCGCGATCCTCGACCGCGGGATGGTCTACTGGGACGTGCGACTGTCGGAGCAGCAGCCGACGATCGAGTTCCGCGTCGCCGACGTCGCCGCCACCGCCGAAGAGGCCACGCTGCTCGGCGTGCTGTGCCGGGCGCTCGTGGCCACGGTGCTCGACGCCGGTGAACCCCCGCACCTGTCCAACGAGGTGCTGCGCGGCCGGCTCTGGCGCGCCTCCCGCGAAGGCGTCACCGGCCACTGCTCCGACCCGGGCACCGGCGACCTGCTGCCCGCGGTCGAGGTGCTCAAGCGGCTGACCGAGTTCTGCGCGCCCGCCCTCGGTTCCGCCGGGGACACCGAATTCGTCAGCGAAGGCCTCGCGCGGCTCGCTCGCGACGGCGGCGGAGCCGACCGCCAGCGGCGGGTCTTCGCGAACCGGGAAAGCGCCCTCGACGTCGTCGACCGCTTCGCCGTCCCGGCCGGCGCGGCGAGACCGGCGCCGGCCTGA